The following coding sequences are from one Gossypium hirsutum isolate 1008001.06 chromosome A12, Gossypium_hirsutum_v2.1, whole genome shotgun sequence window:
- the LOC107929764 gene encoding ankyrin repeat domain-containing protein 2B, translating to MGPGFVPPNPFDFSAMSGLLEDPSIKTLAEQIAKDPSYNQMAEQLTMMFQGASAEESLPEFEPQQYYSTMQQVMQNPQFMTMAERLGNALMQDPATSSMLESLSNPQQKDQIEERMARIKEDPSLKHILEEIETGGPAAMMRYWNHKEVLQKLGEAMGLADSGDAAISVGKAAADEDDEVGNEDESIVHHCASVGDVEGLKTALASGADKDEEDAEGRTALHFACGYGEMKCAQILVEAGARVDALDKNKNTALHYAAGYGRKDCVALLLENGAAVTLQNMDGKTPIEVAKLNNQHEVVKLLEKDAFL from the exons ATGGGACCTGGGTTTGTCCCCCCCAATCCGTTTGATTTCTCAGCCATGAGTGGCCTTCTTGAG GATCCAAGCATTAAGACACTAGCTGAGCAGATAGCAAAAGATCCTTCATATAACCAAATGGCAGAGCAGCTCACTATGATGTTTCAAGGGGCATCAGCCGAAGAGAGTTTGCCTGAGTTTGAACCACAGCAGTACTATTCGACCATGCAACAGGTTATGCAGAATCCCCAGTTTATGACCATGGCTGAACGCCTTGGTAATGCATTAATGCAG GATCCTGCTACGTCTAGCATGCTTGAAAGTTTGTCCAATCCTCAGCAAAAAGACCAGATTGAGGAAAGAATGGCACGTATCAAAGAGGATCCATCATTGAAACATATTCTAGAAGAAATAGAGACAGGTGGTCCCGCAGCCATGATGAG GTACTGGAATCATAAAGAAGTTCTCCAGAAGTTGGGTGAAGCAATGGGTCTTGCAGATTCAGGAGATGCAGCCATTTCTGTTGGTAAGGCTGCAGCCGATGAAGATGATGAAGTAGGGAATGAGGATGAGTCAATTGTACATCATTGTGCTAGTGTTGGTGATGTTGAG GGTCTGAAAACTGCACTAGCCTCTGGTGCTGACAAGGATGAAGAAGATGCAGAGGGGAGGACGGCATTACATTTTGCATGTGGTTATGGCGAG ATGAAATGTGCACAAATCCTAGTTGAAGCTGGAGCAAGAGTGGATGCTTTGGACAAGAATAAGAATACTGCACTTCATTATGCAGCTGGTTATGGAAGGAAAGACTGTGTGGCCCTTCTACTGGAGAACGGGGCTGCTGT CACACTCCAAAACATGGATGGCAAGACCCCCATTGAAGTAGCCAAGCTGAACAATCAGCATGAGGTAGTAAAGTTGTTGGAGAAAGATGCGTTTTTGTGA